From the Nostoc sp. PCC 7107 genome, the window TTGCCGAATATAAGTACCTTGTTTCTGACGCAATACAAAGTCAATGCCCTTGCTATGTAACCAATTTGCTAGTTTTATACTGTGGAATTCTCTATCTCCCAGTACCAGCATTTGATATCCCTTAAATAACTGCAATAGTGGACGAATTAATTTTTTCTGCTCTCCCAAATTGCTACATCCTTTTTTAGGTAACAATAGCCAGTACACAGGTATTGCTCTTTTTTGTTCTATTAAACTAATTACAAATACATTTTGTGAACGCCATTGTGTTCTATCAATCGCAAATATTAGCCGTTTCTCTCCTCTTTTCAGACTATTTTTCACCCATCGTTTGAGCAGGGGAAACCACAGATATGGAATCGACAACTGAGGTAGTAGTAAAAATCTTTGTATACTCCGCCTCCGACTTTCAAATTTTATCGGTTGTGGAAATACTGTTGCTAGTTTCTCAATTGTCACAGTTTTATGAAATTGCAATAGCATTAGTAAGATTTCTAGCATCTTGTACTGTGCGGGTGTCAGTACATTTTGAAAGCAGTTTTGGTAGAATTTAGGTAACATTATCATTTGATAGGTCTTGTTGAGAATACCTGACCTATCTTTTTTTACCCCAAAACGGTCACGCTCCTCTATTTTCTTGGCTTCAGCCGCTTTGTCACCCCTTCAGCATAGGAACTTCATCAGTTGGGGCAATATTAAAAGCAATCACAATTGCACCTATCACTGTTGCACCTAAATCAGCTAATGTGGCGTGCAAATTATTTTGCTGATGTTTGCTATTACCATTACCTTTATGACTATCTGATGTAGAATTATTTTGATTACCTGCTTGGAGAAACTGGTTAGCTAATGCCACACCCAGAGTAAATGGAACACCTTCATAGACAATTTTTCCTAGGGATTCTTTTAATGATGTTTCTGGGGTGATTTCTTGCAATAACCACAACATAAACGCAGAACAAACAAATCCAATTGCCATTGCTTCTACAGTATCTATTGCGGCTTCATCAAGTCGCCAGGCATTTCTGCGCTTACGAAAACCATCTGTATAATTGAGTAAAAAAACTACAATAAACATGAAGGCGATCGCCATTGCTGTTAATCTTGGTTTTGCGAGTGAGCCAATCCACCATACTTCCATAGTATAGATTAGAGGAATCCCAAATAAAAAACCTCCACAAATACCACGTACAATATCATTTATTTCTTGTTTCCAACTATTTTTATCTTGTTTTTTAGCCACTACTAATATGTACCTGATTATTTGATTTTCAGATTTTTATATGTTGTAATATTTCTCATGAATAGATACTTTTCACATCTATCGTTGGTTATTTTATAAATATATTATTTAACTACTTCTTTTGATAGATAGACAAAAAATTGCTTTTTAGTGGTGTAAATGTAAAATTTATTCCTAAATTTACTTTAGGAATAAAGATCGAATATACAGCCTATTCTTCAGAATTCTAGCTCCTAAATTTTCAATTCTGTAGTAGTTCGCAATCTTCATGATTGAGCAACCAACGCTTACGCTCTAACCCTCCTGCATAACCAGTCAGTGCAGCATTCGCGCCAACAACTCGATGACAAGGAAGTACAAGTGCGATGGGATTAAGTGAATTTGCCATCCCAACAGCGCGATAAGCCTTTGGCTTACCAATTCTTGCGGCTAACTCAGCATAAGCAATGGTTGTACCCCAAGGAATTGTTCGCAATGCAAGCCACACTTGCTGTTGAAACACAGTTCCACCAGTACTGATGGGAATATTATTTAAACTTGTGCGATCGCCATCAAAATAAGCTTGAATTTGATTACTAAAACCTTGGGGATTTTTGAGATACTGAAAATCAAAACTGCCATAACGCTTATTAAGCAACTTCAGCATTCTTGGCTCATAATCAGCAAAGTCCAGAGCGCAAAGTTTTTCCCTATTCGTGACAATTAAAATTGTGCCAATCGCGGAATTGATTTTGTCAATTACTAATTGCATATTTTATTGAGTACTCACATCGCAGAAATAATTGTACCTGACAAAATTTGAACGCCGGAAATCAGCGCTCAAACTTTGTGCTTTGTTGTTAGTCATTTGTCTTGATAAAAAACAAATGACTCATGACCATGTTCAATAGAGAATGTGCAACTTGAACCCACACCAGCTTACTTATCTGCGATTGCGGCATTGTAGGGGGTAACGATTCCCTCGCCATGTTGTCCAACCATCAGCAATCTTGGTACGACTGTTGTATCTCAGATACCAATTATCTTGCTCTGCACCTAAATAACGAATACCTAAATCCTGTTTTCGGCTGTTGGAAAAACGCTTTGCTAAAGGAACCCACGCACTACCGTTGTCACTAAATCGCCCAACCAGACGCACGCCTGAAGTAGTAGAGCAGACATCTCCACTACAACTAGTTTGTGGATCATCTACTACCTTCCATTGCATTCGGGCTGGTCTACCGTCAATATTACAATCCCACAACCCAAAGAACCACTCGCCAGCAATTTGGCTGGCTTTAGCATGACTCGATATCAATACCAAACTTGCGGGAACAATCGCCAAGCCCAAAAGCAACTTTGTGATGTTTTTCATTTTGCTGTACCTGTATTTAAGGCTAGTCTGTACTTTCTATTCACTTATATGTATTGGTATTCCTAATTTATGCAGCTAATTACAAAATCAAAAATAAATATCAATACCTTAGCCAATTGACGAGTATGAAGATTGATGAACTACCTTGCCTCTCCGCTTTAGCAAAGGTATTAGTCTACTGAATTTATTTTATGACTTAAGATAATTTTCAGTTAAACTAACTTGTATTTAAGATTACAACTACTGAAATACTAAATTTGCAGGTAATTAACCTTCCCTGCTAACAAGGAGACATCATGATTTTAAGTCGCAATCAACGTGCTGTAGGCGTATTTACTGATCGTCGAAACGTAGAACAGGCACTTTATGAATTGAGAGATATTGGTTTAGCGATGGATCAAGTCTCTGTAGTTGTAAAGAATGCAGATGAACCTGAAATTAAAGAATATAAGCATGATAAGGCTGACGAAGGTGCAACCGTAGGAGGACTTTCAGGGGGCGCTGTTGGCAGTTTGATAGTTTTTATAATTTAAATAAGGTAGCTATATGAGAATATTAATTTAATGAAGAAGCTGTTGTTTATCTGTAGTCAAAATAAGTTGCGAAGTCCTACTGCTGAGGCGGTGTTTGCTGAATATGAAGGACTAGAAACTGACTCAGCAGGGTTAGATCACCACGCGGAAGTTCCAGTTTCCACAGAAGCTATTGAATGGGCTGATATTATTTTTGTGATGGAACAGTCCCATAAACGCAAATTGACAAAAAATTTTCAACCTTTTCTCAAAGGTAAAAAAGTTATTTGTTTAGATATACTAGATGAATTTGCATATATGGAACCAGCTTTAATTGAGATATTAGAGAAAAAAGTGCTGCCTTTATTAGGGACTTATTAAATAAGAGCAGCTAATATAGCGGTTTAAATTACAGTGCGAGATACAAATCATCTTCGACTATTTATCTGAACACTCTACAATAATCACTATATTCTGCACATTTTCCCGACAAAAAATGTTATTTACCAGAGCAATAGGTGTTAATTTCACTAACTATTGCACTTTCATCACTACTACTCTTTTTTAAAGATGCTAAAGAAGCATTGGCTGCTTTGAGATTTTTTTTATCAAAAGCTGTAGCGGTATCACGAAAACCCTTACTCGTATCCTGATATAACTTAAGAAAGCGTCCCTGAAAGCCTTGCAGTTTTTCATCTTTAACTTCTAATGCTTTCATTTCATTAGCCAAAGTGTCTATTTTACCTGCAACTTCAGTTAAGGCTTTAGAACCTTTTTCTTTTGGCGGATTTTTGCTCAATTCTTGACTTAATGTTACTGCTTGATTAGCAACTTTGATTATTTTATTGCATTGAGCTACTTTGCTTTCGCCGCAACCTGTAAATATAACGGCGATCGCTGCTGTTGTGGAAAGTATAATAGTTCTTCTAACAATACTTTGCATTTTTTGGGTCTCCTACATATATCTTAATCTCAGACAATAGGCAGATAAAGCAAATCAGTCACAGCAAAAATACTTCTGAAAGCTATGGGTTTTAAATAATGATTTAACTTTTGCGTCTAACTTACTTTTCGCCCTGCTAAGTTATACTGCATGTTTCTGAAGATGCGTATTTAAGGTAACAAATTTAACAAAACTTAAAGTTATACTTTTCGTTTAGCAAAATCACAGGCGATCGCTTGACTATCAGAAGCTTTTAATTTGTTCTTTGTCAACACTAATGACAAGCTTCTGATAAGTTATGGTATTTGGATGTATTTTGGCTTAGTTGATCAAACTTGATGTAAATCTTAATTAATTAAGATGATTTGTTATAAAAAGAAATCTTTTTTATAAGAACACAAACAGGTGTATTGAAGAGTATAAATTTTTTGTGTTCTTTTTATAGACTTTTTGTGAAAATTAAATACTTTAATCAGAAGAAAAAACGCTGAATTCTATAATCCAAACATTTGCAAAACTTCGCGCAAAATTCTTGTTTGATATAACCTTTGGGAAAAATGACGCAACGCGACTACCAAAATATAGATTTATAAACTTGTAATTAAAAATTGATATTTCAGAAGGAGTAAATTATATGTGGAAAATCCAAAATATAGCTATTGTCAGTGGTAGCGCTGTGTTGATGACACTGGGAATCCATACCTCTGCAATGGCAGCAATTTTGTATGATGTTACTGACTTGGGTTCGATATTATCCGCTGTGGATATCAACGATCATGGTCAGGTAGTTGGTAGTTACAATAGTCAGGCTGTTGTTTGGAGCCAAAAGGATGGATTAATTCAGTTAGGTAATCTTCCTGGAAGAAATTATAGTTATGCCAGGGCTATTAATAATAATGGTCAAGTAGTAGGTGTCTCTAGGTTTGCGGCTGTGTTATGGGATAGTAATGGGAATATAACTGATATTGGTTCTGAGATAGATGCCTATTATGGTGTTGGCGTTGTAAGTACTCCCTACGATATCAATGATCATGGTCAGGTAATTGTAGAACACGGCATAGGGAATAGTATTTTGTGGAGCCAAGACACAGGTGTAGTAGAAATTGCACCAATACAGCTAGAGCCTTTTGCCTATAGAATAAACAATCATGGTCAGATAGTGGGTGCAGCAGTAGGTGGTGCTTTTTTGTGGACTCAACAAACAGGATTGACTTTGTTTAACCTCCTTCCAGGTGAAGATAGATATTTACCAACAGGTATCAACCATGTTGGACAAGTCATATTTTTCTGGGAAAAAGATGCAACAACCAGAGGGTTTTTATGGAGTCAAGAAAGCGGTAGAGTTGATATTAGCTTTTTAGACGATAGTACTGATATTTACCCTAATGCCATTAATGATTCTGGCCAAGTAGTTGGAGATACTAGTAATGGTGCTTTTTTCTGGAGCGAAAGCACAGGCACCCTTAATTTAGATACTCTAACAGATCCAAGTTTAGGATGGAACTTTAATTCTGCGATCACCATTAATAATAAAGGGCAAATTCTTGCCCAAGGTTACAACGGTCAGAGTTACGGTTCTGTCTTACTAACTCCCAGAAATGCTGAACCTGTACCAGAACCAATCACAATGGGAGGTACGTTGTTAGCAGGAGTTGGTTTAGCTTATTTGCGTCGTCAACGTCGTTTGCGTTCTTCTCAAGTTACAGAATAATAACGCTAAGAATAGGTTTGGGGTATGAGACGAACTTTTTGCTTATACTCGTAAATTTTCTATAGTTTGGAATTACGATTTATGTAAAATGCACAAAGTAAAAGATATGGAGAGATAAGAAATGGCATTAACTGGGGTCAGGATTGTGTTGGTAGAACCAGCTGGCCCAATGAATGTGGGTGCGATCGCTCGTGTGATGAAAAATTTCGGTTTGTATAACCTAATATTAGTTAACCCCCAATGCGACCCGCGATCGCCAGAAGCAATGAAAATGGCTGTCCATGCTAAAGATATTTTAGAATCTGCGGTAGTGGTGGCGACTTTACCAGAGGCGTTGCAAGGATGTATCAGAGCGATCGCGACTACTGCGCGTGTGCGCGACTGGGAAACACCTCTAGAAACCCCTCGCAACGCCTTACCGTGGTTACTAGAAGAACCAGAAAAACCCTCTGCCCTCATTTTTGGCCGAGAAGACCGCGGATTAAGTAATGAAGAATTAAATTATGCCCAGCGATTTATTCGTATTCCCACCAGTGACATATATCCATCTTTAAATTTAGCAACCGCCGTCGGGATTTGTTGTTACGAACTGGGGCAACAATTAGAAATCGCTCAACCTCAGACTACCCAAGAGATAGAATTAGCGCCTTTTGAACTTGTGGAAGCCTACTACCAACAATTAGAATCACTACTGTTAAATATTGGTTATATCTATCCCCATACAGCAGCTAGTCGGATGGAGAAATTTCGGCAGCTATATAATCGCGCTCGACTCACAACTAATGAAGTAGCTATGCTGCGTGGGGTTTTTCGCCAAGTAGAATGGGCGCTAAATAATCGTAATGATGATGAAAACTTATGATGTATCGATTAATATATACGCAATCTCCCCCAAAATAGATAATATGGCTTAAACTAAACACACTACTGAGTAGTAACAGTTGATTTCAGCATCCAGCTGCATGAACAGTCAGTTTTAGGCCGGGAGTCTGCAAGAAAAAATTCGAGTGAGTCACAAGGAGTAGCAGTGACAGAATCAAGTGACAAACTAAGAGCTTTCTCGCGGCGACAACCCGTAAATGGCCGCCAGCGATCGCGTAAAGCTCCAAAAGTGGAACCAAAAAAAGCAAAAGTTCCGCAAACAAAGCAACGTCCTCTGATCAGAGAACCGATGCTTGCGCCTAGTGCAATAGCTATCGGTGGCGTTCCCCGGCCAAGACAAGGACTAGTTATGCCAACGGCTGTTAAACCTATCCCCAGGAAACCAGTTAATGTTCCTCCCTCCCAAACCGGCACTGTCAAGGTAAAAACAGTGCGGGTGCAAAAACCGCCACAGCCCAAAGTAACCAGAAGAGTGTCGAAAAAGACGCGGTTAAAGCCAATGGCCAGAACGATGTTATATATCCTGCGGTTGTTGATCGTAGGAGTTGGCATGGGTGCGATCGTTGGTACAATATTGTCAGTTTTAGACCCAGCTAATCGCATCAATTCAAATTCTTCCGTATCATCTAACGCCAATAATTCTGGTCAAGTTCAGCCACAAAGCACTCCTAATCCCGCAATTCCCACTTCAGGTTTATACCTATCTCAAGAAATTACCCCACTCAAAAATACTGTCCAAAATTTAGCCGCAACCACCCCAGACCTCACCCCTGGGATTTTCTTAGTAGATTTAGATAATGGCGGTTATGTAGATATCAATGCGTCCGTGGGTTTTCCCGCCGCCAGCACGATTAAAGTACCAATTTTGGTAGCGTTTTTCCAAGATGTTGATGCAGGTAAAATCCGTCTGGATGAAATGCTGACCATGCAACAAGATATGGTAGCCGGCGGTTCTGGGAATTTCCAATTCAAACCAGTCGGGACGCAGTACAGTGCCTTGGAAGTTGCCACCAAAATGATTACCATTAGCGACAATACAGCCACAAATATGCTGATTGCTCGGCTGGGAGGCATAGAAGCATTAAATCAGCGTTTTCGCAGTTGGGGATTCACAACAACAATTATTAAAAATAAACTACCAGATTTACAAGGAACAAACATCACCAGTCCCAGAGAATTGGGGAATTTGATGGCGATGGTAAATCAAGGTAACTTTGTGAGTCTGCGATCGCGCGATATCATGCTTGATATTATGCGTCGTACAGAAAGAGATAATCTACTACCCTCTGGTTTAGGTGCAGGTGCAAGAATTTATCACAAAACAGGCGATATTGGCACAATGCTGGCAGATACGGGTTTAGTTGATATTCCCAATGGCAAGCGATACATCATTTCTGTGATGGTTAAACGTCCCAATAATGACCCCCGCGCCGAAAAATTCATCAGTTCAATTTCTCGTACGGCTTACGAAAGCTTGAGTCAAAGTCCTCCACCTAACATCATCAACAACAATATCCCCACAACTAGTTATCCGTCCCCAGTTATTAGTTCTCCAGTACCTAATACGACAACTAGTGTAATGCCGCCAAATATTTATCAACCACCCATAATTAATCCTGCTATACCTAACAACATACCTATAAGTGGTTATCAATCACCCGTTGTTAATCCACAATCACAATATTACCCCCCAAGATAATTTCATTTATCATGACATCTACCACACCTTCAATTCAGTTTTTCGCAGGTATTTTTGAAGAACTCAGTAATGTTAGTTTGCGACGTGGCAAAGTTTCAGGTAAACGCATCGTCGCTATGACTTTCAACCAATTACAGGCTTTAGAAGGATTGAATAGTTTTACAAAACCATCTTTAAATTCCTTGCTGTTGAGTGATGAAGAAGGTGAAATTAGTGTTACTCCTTCTTCAACGCGGTTTATTTTTGGTGGTGATGAAGGTGATGAATTACAACGGGTAGAATGCCAGTTTGAAATCGAACAAGATGATTATTGGGAACGCTTCATGCGCTTTATGCAGCGGTATGCTGAAGCTAATGGGATGGAATATCAAGATTGATTGTCTGCTAATTCACTCCCAAGAAGCTAGGGTGTAGGGATGTTGAGGAATCAAAAGTGTTTCTTTGATAGTTTGCTAGTAAAATAAAACAAAAGTCAAAAGTAAAAATAAAGATTTTAATGATGATGAATAATGGGAAATAACAAGACTATAAGAAGTTCTCTTTCCAATACAGAAAACATTAACAATTCATCACAATTAAAAGGTTAATAAAAATTTATGCGACGCAATCAAATCATTGTAGCAAGTACCATAGGCACCTTAGCGGCCATATCCATAGGGTATTTCGGAGTTCAAATATTTGGACGGGACACAATGTACGGAGTGAGCGCCGGAATGGTTGGACTCGGTGCAGGAGAGTATCTTGGTCAGGTTGTTTCCAAGAAAAAGCAGCGGCGAATGGTACTCATCTAGGTGAATAGGTGGTGAAACTGCGAGTAAGGGTGTCAGGGTTTTAGGGAGTACTCTATTAGGTATACAAAGCCTTGCACCCCTAAACCAAATCGATTACTTTTTCTTATGGTCTTGGCGCTTTTGTTCTAGATAATTCAGTAATTTCAGTACGTAAACTTCAAATTCTGCATTTCTTTGGTTGACAACTTCAATAGGCGGAACAGAAAAAGTATCGGGAAAATTAAAAACTAAATTTCCTAGACGTAATCCTAAAGGTCGTAAATGTCCCCCTTTAAGTTTAGCGCGAAAATCTTCTGGGGGCTTTTTCAAATGATTAAAGAACCACTCCCGTGTAGATTTGCCGATATTGTCTAAAGGAAAATAAACTAAGCCCAGTAAATTAAATAAATTGCTGTTTTCGATTAAAGCTTCGGTTTCTGTGGGGGTTGGTTTGACATTAAAACCAAGTCTGATAATAAAATCTGCTAAAGCTTTAGGTTTAATGGCACTGTCTAGACCAGTATTGACTGGTGCTAATAATAGAGATGCTTGGCTTTTAATAAATAAGCTGTTAATTTTGACATTTGATTCATCAAAATTAATTTGACTTTGATCTACATCTTGATTGACATAATAAGATGTTAATTCTTTAGCTTGTGTACGTTGATTTTCTAAGTCACGACGGAGATTTTCTAAATCATTGACAATACTTTGCACTTTTTTAGCTTGTTTTTCTGGAGATAAATTACCAGAAGTTTGTTTGACTATTTTCCAAATAAACGCTTCTAGTTGGTCTTGTTTTTCAGGTAAAGCGCTGAATGCTTCTAAGAGTGCAATATATTTACAACCAATACTATGACCTATCCACGAAAAGTTAGAATCGTCTAGGTAGGTTTTGTACTCATAACCTGCTAATTCTGCCATTCTAACTAATTCTGGGATGAGTTTATATTGTTCTTTGATGAGAAACCCCGCCTCTGCATAATGGTCAAAAGTAAAGTTAAATGGCAGGAGAATGATTGTATAGCCTTGCTTAAATATACATTCCAGCAGATGGCGATAAAAAAACATCGGGCCGAATGTACCAAAAAAAGCCCCACCAATAAATTGAATTACTCCTTTAGGTTGTGGATGTAGTGCTACCCAGCTAAAAGAAACAGGTTTAAATCTCAACTTTAAATTCGTCATGTTTGTAATTTAATAACAGTACAAATTTAGGGTGTTCTCATGACTGAGAACACACATTAGTAATCATCTGTCCAGATAAAATTAGATAACTTCTCAGAATCTCATTTGATTTAGAAGTTGCAGTATTTATGTTTGTTTGTGGTTTGTCATTAGAGGCTGTTTGAAAAGTCGGAGAGATGGTAAAAAAGCCCTCTCAGTATACGCTGTGAATAGATAGTAGACAGCACTGAGAGAGCAACATGAGTAAAGCATACCCCAGCAATCTGACCCGTGTTCAATATGAATTTCTGAGTGACATGATTCCAGAACCAAAACCTGGGGGTCGCAAGCGTGAAGTTGATATATGGGAAGTCCTTAACGGAATTTTTTATGTGCTGGTAGAAGGAGTTAGATGGCGATGCCTACGGCGGGCTACGCCTACGCTACCAGGTGACTTTCCTGTATGGCAGACGGTATATAGCTATTTTCGTAAATGGCGCAAAGACGGAACGTGGTTGAAAATTCACGATAGCCTGCGGCAGTGGACACGGATTGAAGAGGAACGGCATCGAAGCCCATCGGAAGCGATCATCGATAGTCAAAGCGTCAAGAGTGCAGCGATGGTAAGTCAATCTGTGGGTTTTGATGCAGGTAAGAAAATTAAAGGACGCAAGCGATTTATGACGGTCGATACCTTGGGATTAGTCTTGCGGGTCTTAGTCACGGCTGCCAATGTGGGTGAACGCGAGGGAGGTAAACTAGTTCTCAAACGGGTAAAACAGTCTCAAAAGCAGGTATCTCGTTTGACAACCCTCTGGGTGGATGGCGGCTTTGACGGTGAGCCGTTTATGCAGTGGGTGATGAATTTTTGCCGTTGGATTGTGCAGGTGGTGTTGCGCCCAGAGCAAACCAAGGGCTTTGTCTTGCTCAAAAAACGTTGGGTGGTGGAGCGCACTTTCGGTTGGGTCATGGGGTGTCGGCGATTGGTCAGAGACTATGAGTTATTGCCAGAAACATCAGAGACGTTTATCTACCTTGCTATGATCCGGATCATGGTGAGGCGATTGGCATAAAATTTGACCCCTCAAAACTTTTCAAACACCCTCTTAGATACTTCACGTTAACCGCTTATTACGCTGCTTGTAATTTTTATTTACAATTGCCTGCTTTGTCTTGTAGTGTTGTAATCTGCGATCGCCTCAATATAAAATTAATGATCTTGGCAGGTAATCCTTCTTGTGTGTACCTGATAACAAGGTGTAGAGATATTCTCTACTGAAAGTAACAAAAGAGGGATAAGCTGATTCGGACTCTTGATGATAAATACGCCTGTACTAAAAAATCTGCTAATCTTAGATGTAAGATTAGCAGATTAGATATTTTATCAAATCGGAGCGGCGGGATTCGAACCCACGACCTCCACTACCCCAAAGTGGCGCGCTACCAAGCTGCGCTACGCCCCGGTCAGAATTATCATTTTATCGCAAAGTTTGATGAGAATCAAGGGGTAAGTTTAAAAAACCTTCAACATCCTAGCAGCTTGCAACAAACCAGGTATAGCGGAGGCATTCCATTTACCTTCTGCACAGCGTCCTGTGTTGAGGATGAAGCGCAGACTATATTCATGGGGATAGCCCTCCACTTCCATCCATAATAAATCGCTTTCAGCCTCACAAGCAATCTTTTCTTCATCCATTAATTCGGCTGTGAGTTGTTTCATGGTATCTGCTAACTGTGCTAACAGACGGCAAAATTCATTCAACTCAGCTTCGGTTAACTCAATAGCCCAATCATCAGTACCTATCAACCCTTTATATTCAGCTGCATGAGGGTTCCAACCAATACGCCAACCTACACCGCTTTTAATGAGACGTTCCATCTTTGAATTTTAGATTTTAGATTTTGGATTTTGGATTATAAATTCAAAATCATTTCAGGAGGTCAGCGCCGCCTGTTTGGGGTTTCTGGGGCGTGGTGGAAGTAGTAGGATTAGGCTGGTTGCTAGTATTTTGGAGATTGGGATTAAAGATTTTGACTAAGGTTTGGACTAAAGCATCTCGTTGACGACGAGAGAGGCGGTTAATGGCAGCGCGATCGCTCTCAAGCGGATTTTGCCGTAATGTATCATTACCTGGATAGGTGGTGTCATACATAATTTCGTTCGCCCCCAGGTAATCAGCCAATGTTAGCTTCCAGTCTAAGCGATAAATGGGCGATCGCTCTTTTACATAAACGTGATAACGGATCAAGCGATTAGCTAAAGTGTTAGTTTCAGCAACTTTGCCAGTTTCTTTGTTGACATACTGGTTTTCTTTGGGTAGGTCTGGTAATTGCTGATATACTAACTGCCAAACATCCGAGGGGCTAATTCTTTGAGCTAGGGCAGGCTGAATGCCAAAGAAACTAGTATGGTGTAATTGACTTGTGCCTAAACTCACAACAAGCCCACCTACAAGCAAAGCCACGATTAATGCTGAATTAAACTTCACAACCATCAGCGGGGTAATTGAGCAACGCAGAATTATGATCTTTTTTCATCAACCTAGATTTTGGCATAAAGGTGCAATCATACAAATATT encodes:
- a CDS encoding methylated-DNA--[protein]-cysteine S-methyltransferase, producing the protein MQLVIDKINSAIGTILIVTNREKLCALDFADYEPRMLKLLNKRYGSFDFQYLKNPQGFSNQIQAYFDGDRTSLNNIPISTGGTVFQQQVWLALRTIPWGTTIAYAELAARIGKPKAYRAVGMANSLNPIALVLPCHRVVGANAALTGYAGGLERKRWLLNHEDCELLQN
- a CDS encoding PEP-CTERM sorting domain-containing protein (PEP-CTERM proteins occur, often in large numbers, in the proteomes of bacteria that also encode an exosortase, a predicted intramembrane cysteine proteinase. The presence of a PEP-CTERM domain at a protein's C-terminus predicts cleavage within the sorting domain, followed by covalent anchoring to some some component of the (usually Gram-negative) cell surface. Many PEP-CTERM proteins exhibit an unusual sequence composition that includes large numbers of potential glycosylation sites. Expression of one such protein has been shown restore the ability of a bacterium to form floc, a type of biofilm.), whose product is MWKIQNIAIVSGSAVLMTLGIHTSAMAAILYDVTDLGSILSAVDINDHGQVVGSYNSQAVVWSQKDGLIQLGNLPGRNYSYARAINNNGQVVGVSRFAAVLWDSNGNITDIGSEIDAYYGVGVVSTPYDINDHGQVIVEHGIGNSILWSQDTGVVEIAPIQLEPFAYRINNHGQIVGAAVGGAFLWTQQTGLTLFNLLPGEDRYLPTGINHVGQVIFFWEKDATTRGFLWSQESGRVDISFLDDSTDIYPNAINDSGQVVGDTSNGAFFWSESTGTLNLDTLTDPSLGWNFNSAITINNKGQILAQGYNGQSYGSVLLTPRNAEPVPEPITMGGTLLAGVGLAYLRRQRRLRSSQVTE
- a CDS encoding RNA methyltransferase, coding for MALTGVRIVLVEPAGPMNVGAIARVMKNFGLYNLILVNPQCDPRSPEAMKMAVHAKDILESAVVVATLPEALQGCIRAIATTARVRDWETPLETPRNALPWLLEEPEKPSALIFGREDRGLSNEELNYAQRFIRIPTSDIYPSLNLATAVGICCYELGQQLEIAQPQTTQEIELAPFELVEAYYQQLESLLLNIGYIYPHTAASRMEKFRQLYNRARLTTNEVAMLRGVFRQVEWALNNRNDDENL
- the psb28 gene encoding photosystem II reaction center protein Psb28, coding for MTSTTPSIQFFAGIFEELSNVSLRRGKVSGKRIVAMTFNQLQALEGLNSFTKPSLNSLLLSDEEGEISVTPSSTRFIFGGDEGDELQRVECQFEIEQDDYWERFMRFMQRYAEANGMEYQD
- a CDS encoding serine hydrolase, whose protein sequence is MTESSDKLRAFSRRQPVNGRQRSRKAPKVEPKKAKVPQTKQRPLIREPMLAPSAIAIGGVPRPRQGLVMPTAVKPIPRKPVNVPPSQTGTVKVKTVRVQKPPQPKVTRRVSKKTRLKPMARTMLYILRLLIVGVGMGAIVGTILSVLDPANRINSNSSVSSNANNSGQVQPQSTPNPAIPTSGLYLSQEITPLKNTVQNLAATTPDLTPGIFLVDLDNGGYVDINASVGFPAASTIKVPILVAFFQDVDAGKIRLDEMLTMQQDMVAGGSGNFQFKPVGTQYSALEVATKMITISDNTATNMLIARLGGIEALNQRFRSWGFTTTIIKNKLPDLQGTNITSPRELGNLMAMVNQGNFVSLRSRDIMLDIMRRTERDNLLPSGLGAGARIYHKTGDIGTMLADTGLVDIPNGKRYIISVMVKRPNNDPRAEKFISSISRTAYESLSQSPPPNIINNNIPTTSYPSPVISSPVPNTTTSVMPPNIYQPPIINPAIPNNIPISGYQSPVVNPQSQYYPPR
- a CDS encoding low molecular weight protein tyrosine phosphatase family protein, with the protein product MKKLLFICSQNKLRSPTAEAVFAEYEGLETDSAGLDHHAEVPVSTEAIEWADIIFVMEQSHKRKLTKNFQPFLKGKKVICLDILDEFAYMEPALIEILEKKVLPLLGTY
- a CDS encoding DUF1350 family protein gives rise to the protein MTNLKLRFKPVSFSWVALHPQPKGVIQFIGGAFFGTFGPMFFYRHLLECIFKQGYTIILLPFNFTFDHYAEAGFLIKEQYKLIPELVRMAELAGYEYKTYLDDSNFSWIGHSIGCKYIALLEAFSALPEKQDQLEAFIWKIVKQTSGNLSPEKQAKKVQSIVNDLENLRRDLENQRTQAKELTSYYVNQDVDQSQINFDESNVKINSLFIKSQASLLLAPVNTGLDSAIKPKALADFIIRLGFNVKPTPTETEALIENSNLFNLLGLVYFPLDNIGKSTREWFFNHLKKPPEDFRAKLKGGHLRPLGLRLGNLVFNFPDTFSVPPIEVVNQRNAEFEVYVLKLLNYLEQKRQDHKKK
- a CDS encoding DUF6006 family protein, translated to MKNITKLLLGLAIVPASLVLISSHAKASQIAGEWFFGLWDCNIDGRPARMQWKVVDDPQTSCSGDVCSTTSGVRLVGRFSDNGSAWVPLAKRFSNSRKQDLGIRYLGAEQDNWYLRYNSRTKIADGWTTWRGNRYPLQCRNRR